A stretch of the Notamacropus eugenii isolate mMacEug1 chromosome 2, mMacEug1.pri_v2, whole genome shotgun sequence genome encodes the following:
- the LOC140525908 gene encoding antigen peptide transporter 1-like isoform X1, with translation MAGSGSPASLQSPRTPSRGLWPPLLLLLMDWALFRLALPQLLPLVLPTVPPLLLLWVAGLARWGVLWLGIRWSTSQEGIGAQSWRTALGPLSAALGLALPGLASFRALRGKETLKSGGGAGPQHWGSRFDAFALSYAVALPALVLWKKLGNLWVQVGPTGWGSIMHRLLDFLGPELRRFLLVMFFLLLSCLGEMVIPFFTGRFTDWILQDDAGAIFTGSITFMLTLTLASAFLEFLGNGIYNYTMGKAHSNLQEQVFRAVLSQEADFFQQNQTGAITSRVSDDTAMLSDSLSSMLSLLLWYLFRGLCLLGLMLWGSPTLTVVTLTALPVLFFVPKELGKWQQSQIVQVRTSLAESSQVAVEALSAMSTVRSFANEEGEALRFAQKLQKTEKLNQKLALIYTFNIWTTNFLGLLLKVGILYMGGKMVTDGDVSRGDLVTFFLYQIQFTTIVEVLLSTITNVHKAVGSSEKIFEYLDRIPQCPSSGPLAPPTLHGLVEFQDVFFSYPSRPDVLVLQGVTFTLRPGKVTALVGPNGSGKSSVAALLQNLYQPTQGQVLLDGKPLAQYQHRYLHSQVAAVSQEPQLFGRNLYENIAYGLVWKPELEEIMGAAREAGAHNFISQLPQGYYTEIGESGSQLSGGQRQAVALARALIRNPRVLILDDATSALDTDNQLWVEQLLYEARRRVSQAVLLITQRLSSVERADHILFLEEGVIQESGTHRQLMEQRGRYWAMVEVKRGNLAHQE, from the exons ATGGCTGGCTCTGGGTCTCCTGCGTCGCTTCAAAGCCCCAGAACTCCTTCAAGGGGGCTGTGGCCGCCTCTGCTGTTGTTGCTCATGGACTGGGCGCTGTTCCGTCTCGCGCTGCCTCAGCTCCTGCCCTTGGTCCTACCCACCGTGCCTCCCCTGCTCCTGCTCTGGGTGGCCGGCCTGGCCCGTTGGGGGGTGTTGTGGTTGGGGATACGTTGGAGCACTAGCCAGGAAGGGATTGGCGCTCAAAGCTGGAGGACTGCATTGGGGCCCCTGTCGGCAGCGCTGGGGTTGGCGCTGCCTGGGTTAGCCTCTTTCAGGGCTCTACGAGGGAAGGAGACTCTGAAGAGTGGAGGCGGGGCTGGGCCGCAGCACTGGGGGAGCAGATTCGATGCTTTCGCTCTTAGCTACGCCGTGGCATTGCCTGCGCTTGTCCTGTGGAAGAAACTTGGGAATCTTTGGGTGCAGGTGGGTCCCACAGGCTGGGGATCCATCATGCACCGACTGCTGGACTTCCTGGGCCCAGAACTGCGTCGCTTCCTACTAGTGATGTTCTTCCTCCTGTTGTCCTGTCTAG GAGAGATGGTTATCCCGTTCTTTACTGGTCGCTTCACAGACTGGATTCTGCAGGATGATGCAGGTGCTATCTTCACGGGAAGCATCACTTTCATGTTGACACTCACACTAGCCAG TGCTTTCTTGGAGTTCTTGGGTAATGGAATTTATAATTACACAATGGGCAAAGCCCACAGCAATCTTCAGGAACAAGTGTTCCGGGCTGTCCTGTCCCAGGAGGCTGACTTTTTTCAACAGAACCAAACAG GTGCTATAACTTCTCGGGTGTCAGATGACACAGCCATGCTGAGTGACTCCCTGAGTTCTATGCTAAGCCTGCTCCTGTGGTACTTGTTTCGAGGACTGTGTCTGCTGGGACTTATGCTCTGGGGGTCCCCAACTCTCACTGTGGTCACACTGACTGCTTTGCCTGTGCTCTTCTTTGTGCCCAAGGAACTGGGCAAGTGGCAACAG TCCCAGATAGTTCAAGTGCGGACATCGCTGGCAGAATcaagccaggtggctgtggaggcATTGTCTGCTATGTCCACAGTCAGAAGCTTTGCCAATGAGGAAGGAGAGGCACTGAGGTTTGCCCAAAAGCTCCAGAAGACAGAGAAACTTAACCAGAAGTTGGCATTGATCTATACTTTCAATATATGGACTACCAAT TTCTTAGGACTCCTGCTGAAGGTGGGAATTCTGTACATGGGGGGAAAGATGGTGACTGATGGGGATGTGAGTAGAGGAGACCTTGTCACCTTTTTCCTTTATCAGATCCAGTTCACCACTATTGTTGAG GTATTGCTCTCCACCATTACCAATGTACACAAGGCTGTGGGATCCTCAGAGAAGATTTTTGAGTACTTAGATCGGATACCCCAATGCCCTTCCAGTGGTCCCCTGGCACCTCCTACCTTGCATGGCCTTGTAGAGTTCCAAGATGTCTTCTTTTCTTACCCCAGTCGGCCAGATGTCTTGGTCCTCCAG GGAGTGACATTCACTCTGCGCCCTGGGAAGGTGACAGCCCTAGTGGGGCCCAATGGATCTGGGAAGAGCTCAGTGGCTGCATTGTTGCAGAATCTGTATCAACCTACACAGGGCCAGGTGCTGCTGGATGGAAAACCACTGGCCCAATACCAGCACCGATACCTGCACTCTCAG GTGGCTGCAGTGTCACAAGAGCCACAGCTGTTTGGTCGGAATCTATATGAAAACATAGCCTATGGGTTGGTCTGGAAGCCAGAGCTGGAGGAGATCATGGGGGCTGCCAGAGAGGCTGGAGCTCACAATTTCATCTCTCAGTTGCCCCAGGGCTACTACACAG AGATAGGAGAGTCTGGGAGCCAGCTGTCAGGTGGTCAGCGTCAGGCAGTGGCTCTGGCTCGGGCTCTAATCCGGAACCCCCGGGTCCTCATCTTAGATGATGCCACCAGTGCCCTGGACACAGACAACCAGTTATGG GTAGAGCAACTGTTGTATGAGGCCCGCAGGAGGGTCTCTCAAGCAGTGCTACTCATCACCCAGCGACTCAGCTCTGTGGAAAGGGCTGACCACATACTCTTCCTAGAGGAGGGGGTCATTCAGGAGAGTGGGACCCATAGGCAGCTCATGGAGCAAAGGGGCCGATACTGGGCCATGGTGGAGGTCAAAAGAGGAAATTTGGCTCATCAAGAATGA
- the LOC140525908 gene encoding antigen peptide transporter 1-like isoform X2 → MAGSGSPASLQSPRTPSRGLWPPLLLLLMDWALFRLALPQLLPLVLPTVPPLLLLWVAGLARWGVLWLGIRWSTSQEGIGAQSWRTALGPLSAALGLALPGLASFRALRGKETLKSGGGAGPQHWGSRFDAFALSYAVALPALVLWKKLGNLWVQVGPTGWGSIMHRLLDFLGPELRRFLLVMFFLLLSCLGEMVIPFFTGRFTDWILQDDAGAIFTGSITFMLTLTLASAFLEFLGNGIYNYTMGKAHSNLQEQVFRAVLSQEADFFQQNQTGAITSRVSDDTAMLSDSLSSMLSLLLWYLFRGLCLLGLMLWGSPTLTVVTLTALPVLFFVPKELGKWQQVLLSTITNVHKAVGSSEKIFEYLDRIPQCPSSGPLAPPTLHGLVEFQDVFFSYPSRPDVLVLQGVTFTLRPGKVTALVGPNGSGKSSVAALLQNLYQPTQGQVLLDGKPLAQYQHRYLHSQVAAVSQEPQLFGRNLYENIAYGLVWKPELEEIMGAAREAGAHNFISQLPQGYYTEIGESGSQLSGGQRQAVALARALIRNPRVLILDDATSALDTDNQLWVEQLLYEARRRVSQAVLLITQRLSSVERADHILFLEEGVIQESGTHRQLMEQRGRYWAMVEVKRGNLAHQE, encoded by the exons ATGGCTGGCTCTGGGTCTCCTGCGTCGCTTCAAAGCCCCAGAACTCCTTCAAGGGGGCTGTGGCCGCCTCTGCTGTTGTTGCTCATGGACTGGGCGCTGTTCCGTCTCGCGCTGCCTCAGCTCCTGCCCTTGGTCCTACCCACCGTGCCTCCCCTGCTCCTGCTCTGGGTGGCCGGCCTGGCCCGTTGGGGGGTGTTGTGGTTGGGGATACGTTGGAGCACTAGCCAGGAAGGGATTGGCGCTCAAAGCTGGAGGACTGCATTGGGGCCCCTGTCGGCAGCGCTGGGGTTGGCGCTGCCTGGGTTAGCCTCTTTCAGGGCTCTACGAGGGAAGGAGACTCTGAAGAGTGGAGGCGGGGCTGGGCCGCAGCACTGGGGGAGCAGATTCGATGCTTTCGCTCTTAGCTACGCCGTGGCATTGCCTGCGCTTGTCCTGTGGAAGAAACTTGGGAATCTTTGGGTGCAGGTGGGTCCCACAGGCTGGGGATCCATCATGCACCGACTGCTGGACTTCCTGGGCCCAGAACTGCGTCGCTTCCTACTAGTGATGTTCTTCCTCCTGTTGTCCTGTCTAG GAGAGATGGTTATCCCGTTCTTTACTGGTCGCTTCACAGACTGGATTCTGCAGGATGATGCAGGTGCTATCTTCACGGGAAGCATCACTTTCATGTTGACACTCACACTAGCCAG TGCTTTCTTGGAGTTCTTGGGTAATGGAATTTATAATTACACAATGGGCAAAGCCCACAGCAATCTTCAGGAACAAGTGTTCCGGGCTGTCCTGTCCCAGGAGGCTGACTTTTTTCAACAGAACCAAACAG GTGCTATAACTTCTCGGGTGTCAGATGACACAGCCATGCTGAGTGACTCCCTGAGTTCTATGCTAAGCCTGCTCCTGTGGTACTTGTTTCGAGGACTGTGTCTGCTGGGACTTATGCTCTGGGGGTCCCCAACTCTCACTGTGGTCACACTGACTGCTTTGCCTGTGCTCTTCTTTGTGCCCAAGGAACTGGGCAAGTGGCAACAG GTATTGCTCTCCACCATTACCAATGTACACAAGGCTGTGGGATCCTCAGAGAAGATTTTTGAGTACTTAGATCGGATACCCCAATGCCCTTCCAGTGGTCCCCTGGCACCTCCTACCTTGCATGGCCTTGTAGAGTTCCAAGATGTCTTCTTTTCTTACCCCAGTCGGCCAGATGTCTTGGTCCTCCAG GGAGTGACATTCACTCTGCGCCCTGGGAAGGTGACAGCCCTAGTGGGGCCCAATGGATCTGGGAAGAGCTCAGTGGCTGCATTGTTGCAGAATCTGTATCAACCTACACAGGGCCAGGTGCTGCTGGATGGAAAACCACTGGCCCAATACCAGCACCGATACCTGCACTCTCAG GTGGCTGCAGTGTCACAAGAGCCACAGCTGTTTGGTCGGAATCTATATGAAAACATAGCCTATGGGTTGGTCTGGAAGCCAGAGCTGGAGGAGATCATGGGGGCTGCCAGAGAGGCTGGAGCTCACAATTTCATCTCTCAGTTGCCCCAGGGCTACTACACAG AGATAGGAGAGTCTGGGAGCCAGCTGTCAGGTGGTCAGCGTCAGGCAGTGGCTCTGGCTCGGGCTCTAATCCGGAACCCCCGGGTCCTCATCTTAGATGATGCCACCAGTGCCCTGGACACAGACAACCAGTTATGG GTAGAGCAACTGTTGTATGAGGCCCGCAGGAGGGTCTCTCAAGCAGTGCTACTCATCACCCAGCGACTCAGCTCTGTGGAAAGGGCTGACCACATACTCTTCCTAGAGGAGGGGGTCATTCAGGAGAGTGGGACCCATAGGCAGCTCATGGAGCAAAGGGGCCGATACTGGGCCATGGTGGAGGTCAAAAGAGGAAATTTGGCTCATCAAGAATGA